Proteins co-encoded in one Osmerus mordax isolate fOsmMor3 chromosome 11, fOsmMor3.pri, whole genome shotgun sequence genomic window:
- the LOC136951431 gene encoding extracellular calcium-sensing receptor-like produces the protein MRWAHAMVFAVDEINRDPFLLPGLRLGYRILDSCIMHPWCLRGALSLVAGRSPQCGPRDSASLVIGDASSTQSMILSSTLGPLSVPVISYQASCPCLSDRRRYPNFFRTIPSDVYQARTMARLAQRFSWSWVGAVAVDNDYGRLGIQVFQEEVRGTGVCLAFFETFTRATLARDMERAAGTIQASSARVILVFAWYTDARALLLELAKRNVTDRQFLASEAWSTSTELLQNPALFKVARGVLGVAIGSAPMPGFNAHLRGLHPSEHPEDWILRELWEMEFGCRPETGNTNSTSPPTAPLLPPCSGAETLWGVESSFTDTSQLRTSYSVYLAVYAAAHALHSLLSCPNRDTPSWGNNSTCSPPHNLSPAELLQHLKRVNFTSPLGDEFYFLGADIPAAYDLVNWWPTNKGSLKLATIGQVKGSDLRIDESAIQWITGSNEPPKSVCSESCPPGTRLANRKGQPVCCFDCIPCSDGEVSNHTGSFQCERCPEEFWSNSAQTACIPRQLEFLSFNETMGITLTTAALSGAAVTVGVFVVFLYHRHTPLVRANNSELSFLLLLSLKLCFLCSLVFIGQPSVWACGLQQAAFGISFVLCLSCLLVKTIVVLAAFRSSQPGAGALMRRFGPSQQRGSVCIVTCVQVVICAVWLFLSPPLPERDLGLQGSKVVLKCAAVGSVVGFSLVLGYIGLLASLCLLLAFLARKLPDNFNEAKLITFSMLIFCAVWVAFIPAYVSSPGKFTVAVEIFAILASSYGLLACIFAPKCYIILLRPERNTKKQMMAK, from the exons ATGAGATGGGCACACGCCATGGTGTTTGCGGTGGATGAGATTAATCGGGATCCCTTCCTGTTACCGGGGCTGCGTCTGGGCTACCGTATTCTGGACAGCTGTATCATGCACCCCTGGTGCCTCCGGGGGGCGCTGTCTCTGGTGGCCGGGCGGAGCCCGCAGTGTG GTCCTCGAGACTCTGCTTCTCTGGTCATCGGCGACGCCTCGTCCACCCAGAGTATGATCCTCTCCAGCACTCTGgggcctctctctgtgcctgtg ATCAGCTACCAGGCCAGCTGCCCCTGTCTCAGCGACAGACGTCGGTATCCCAACTTCTTCAGAACCATCCCCAGTGACGTGTACCAGGCCCGGACCATGGCCCGGCTCGCTCAGCGCTTCAGCTGGTCCTGGGTGGGAGCCGTCGCTGTGGATAATGACTACGGACGTCTAGGCATTCAG GTGTTCCAGGAGGAGGTCCGAGGGACAGGGGTGTGTCTGGCGTTCTTCGAGACCTTCACCAGGGCGACTCTGGCGAGGGACATGGAGCGGGCTGCTGGTACCatccaggcctcctctgctcgcgTCATCCTGGTGTTTGCCTGGTACACTGACGCCAGAGCCCTTCTCCTGGAGCTGGCCAAGAGAAAT gtgactGACAGACAGTTTCTTGCCAGCGAGGCCTGGAGCACCAGTACAGAGCTGCTTCAAAACCCTGCCCTCTTCAAGGTTGCGCGCGGTGTCCTGGGCGTGGCTATCGGAAGTGCCCCGATGCCTGGGTTCAACGCTCACCTGAGGGGTCTGCATCCATCAGAGCATCCTGAAGATTGGATCCTCAGGGAACTCTGGGAGATGGAGTTTGGTTGCCGCCCTgagacaggaaacacaaacagcaCGTCTCCAcccactgcccccctcctgcccccctgcagcGGAGCAGAGACTCTGTGGGGAGTAGAGAGCTCCTTCACCGACACCTCTCAGCTGAGGACCAGCTATAGCGTGTACCTGGCTGTGTACGCTGCAGCCCACGCCCTGCACAGCCTGCTCTCCTGCCCCAACAGAGACACCCCCTCCTGGGGCAACAACTCAACCTGTTCCCCTCCCCACAACCTCTCCCCTGCGGAG CTGTTGCAGCATCTGAAACGGGTGaacttcacctctcctctcggGGACGAGTTCTACTTCCTGGGCGCTGATATCCCTGCAGCCTACGACCTGGTGAACTGGTGGCCCACAAACAAGGGCTCCCTCAAACTGGCCACCATTGGTCAAGTCAAAGGGTCGGATCTCCGCATTGATGAATCAGCCATCCAGTGGATCACGGGATCGAATGAG CCCCCCAAGTCAGTGTGCAGTGAGAGCTGCCCTCCTGGCACCCGATTGGCCAACAGGAAGGGGCAGCCAGTCTGCTGCTTCGACTGCATCCCCTGTTCTGACGGGGAGGTCAGCAACCACACCG GTTCCTTCCAGTGTGAGCGCTGTCCTGAGGAGTTCTGGTCTAACAGCGCACAGACAGCCTGCATCCCTCGTCAGCTGGAGTTCCTCTCCTTCAACGAAACCATGGGAATCACCCTGACAACGGCCGCCCTGTCTGGTGCTGCGGTCACTGTTGGGGTGTTTGTTGTCTTCCTgtaccacagacacaccccactG GTGCGGGCAAACAACTCAGAGCTGAGCTTCCTGCTTCTGCTGTCACTCAagctctgcttcctgtgttcACTGGTGTTCATTGGTCAGCCATCTGTGTGGGCGTGTGGGCTCCAGCAGGCTGCGTTCGGGATCAGCTtcgtcctctgtctctcctgcctgctgGTCAAGACCATCGTGGTCCTGGCAGCGTTCCGGTCTTCCCAGCCCGGCGCTGGAGCTCTGATGAGGAGGTTCGGCCCAAGTCAGCAGAGAGGGAGTGTCTGCATCGTTACCTGTGTACAG gtggtgATCTGTGCAGTGTGGTTGTTCCTGAGTCCTCCCCTGCCTGAACGTGACCTGGGCCTCCAGGGCTCCAAGGTGGTGTTGAAGTGTGCTGCTGTGGGCTCCGTGGTGGGCTTCTCCCTGGTCCTGGGGTACATTGGCCTgctggcctccctctgcctcctcctggccttcttGGCCAGGAAACTCCCAGACAACTTCAACGAGGCCAA